A window of the Mannheimia granulomatis genome harbors these coding sequences:
- a CDS encoding glycosyltransferase family 9 protein: protein MKKLLVIRNDKIGDFMVCFPAFAMLKQSLPGVEITALVPNYTAPLAKLCPSIDKVIIDTANKKDKTEFNRILQTVKKEQFDAVICFVSDWYNAKLTFLSGIKYRLAPATKLFQFLYNHRLTQRRSQSAKAESEYNLDLARTFLTKHNIQIIEPSAPYLQFDTDILQAQKAKLSEQLKISSDKKWLFVHSSTGGSANNLSVEQYAQLIQGILAEFDCYVVLTAGKGESEKANELAQKINQPNVVVYDKNEGLADFSRSLACADLFIAGSTGPLHISGALNIPTVGFYPSRLSAIPRRWKPINDADKHIAFCPPPDKASQMNLTLISISEALKTVIPFIGKMWR from the coding sequence ATGAAAAAACTGCTAGTTATCCGAAATGATAAAATTGGGGATTTTATGGTCTGTTTTCCAGCATTTGCAATGCTAAAACAATCCCTACCCGGTGTTGAAATTACTGCTCTTGTGCCAAATTATACCGCACCGCTTGCCAAGCTTTGCCCTTCTATCGACAAAGTAATTATCGATACTGCTAATAAAAAAGATAAAACTGAATTTAACCGCATCTTACAAACGGTCAAAAAAGAGCAATTTGATGCAGTAATTTGTTTTGTGTCGGATTGGTACAATGCTAAACTCACTTTCCTAAGTGGAATAAAATATCGCCTAGCTCCGGCAACTAAATTGTTTCAATTCTTATACAACCATCGCTTAACCCAACGCCGTTCGCAATCAGCAAAAGCGGAATCAGAATATAATTTAGATTTAGCTCGTACTTTCTTAACTAAGCATAACATTCAAATTATCGAACCAAGCGCTCCTTATTTACAATTTGACACCGATATCCTGCAAGCACAAAAAGCCAAATTATCCGAACAGTTAAAGATCTCATCAGATAAAAAATGGTTGTTTGTGCATAGCTCCACAGGTGGCTCTGCCAATAATCTCTCGGTTGAGCAATATGCTCAATTAATTCAAGGTATTTTGGCGGAATTTGATTGCTATGTGGTTTTAACCGCAGGTAAAGGAGAAAGTGAAAAAGCGAATGAACTCGCTCAGAAAATCAACCAGCCAAATGTGGTAGTTTATGATAAAAATGAGGGATTAGCGGATTTTTCCCGCTCGCTTGCCTGTGCCGATCTCTTTATTGCCGGCTCAACGGGCCCACTTCATATTAGCGGTGCGTTGAATATTCCAACCGTGGGTTTTTACCCAAGCCGTTTATCGGCCATTCCACGCCGATGGAAACCTATTAATGATGCGGATAAGCATATTGCTTTTTGTCCTCCACCAGATAAAGCATCGCAAATGAATTTAACGCTGATATCCATTTCAGAAGCGTTAAAAACAGTCATTCCTTTTATTGGGAAAATGTGGAGGTAA
- the argG gene encoding argininosuccinate synthase, producing MSATILEALPLGQKVGIAFSGGLDTSAALLWMRKKGAVPYAYTANLGQPDEDDYNAIPRKAMEYGAENARLIDCRQQLAHEGIAAIQCGAFHISTGGIPYFNTTPLGRAVTGTMLVAAMKEDDVNIWGDGSTFKGNDIERFYRYGLLTNPKLKIYKPWLDQLFIDELGGRLEMSQFLIANGFDYKMSVEKAYSTDSNMLGATHEAKDLEELSTGMKIVKPIMGVAFWDESVEIKAETVSVTFEEGVPVALNGKRIDDVVELIMEANRIGGRHGLGMSDQIENRIIEAKSRGIYEAPGMALLHIAYERLVTGIHNEDTIEQYRINGLRLGRLLYQGRWFDPQALMLRETAQRWVAKAITGTVTLELRRGNDFTILNTESPNLTYEAERLSMEKVEDAPFTPADRIGQLTMRNLDIVDTRGKLAVYTDAGLLAANNSVIPQLGKK from the coding sequence ATGTCAGCAACAATTTTAGAAGCTCTACCGTTAGGTCAGAAAGTAGGTATTGCATTTTCAGGTGGTTTAGATACATCAGCAGCATTACTTTGGATGCGTAAAAAAGGTGCAGTGCCCTATGCTTACACGGCAAATTTAGGTCAGCCGGATGAAGATGATTATAACGCAATTCCAAGAAAAGCGATGGAATACGGGGCAGAAAATGCGCGTTTAATCGACTGTCGCCAACAATTAGCTCACGAGGGTATTGCAGCGATTCAGTGCGGTGCATTCCACATTTCAACCGGTGGTATTCCTTATTTTAACACCACACCTCTAGGCCGTGCGGTAACCGGCACAATGTTGGTTGCAGCAATGAAAGAAGATGATGTAAACATTTGGGGTGATGGTTCAACATTTAAAGGTAATGATATTGAGCGTTTTTATCGCTACGGTTTGCTAACCAACCCGAAATTAAAAATCTATAAGCCTTGGTTAGACCAACTTTTCATTGATGAGTTAGGTGGTCGTTTAGAAATGTCACAATTCTTAATTGCCAACGGTTTTGACTATAAAATGTCGGTAGAAAAAGCTTATTCAACAGACTCAAATATGTTAGGTGCAACCCACGAAGCGAAAGATTTAGAAGAATTAAGCACTGGCATGAAAATTGTAAAACCGATTATGGGCGTTGCGTTCTGGGACGAATCTGTTGAAATTAAAGCAGAAACCGTATCTGTGACCTTTGAAGAAGGTGTGCCGGTAGCATTAAACGGTAAACGTATTGATGATGTGGTAGAATTAATTATGGAAGCGAACCGCATTGGTGGTCGTCACGGTTTAGGTATGTCAGACCAAATTGAAAACCGTATTATTGAAGCGAAATCGCGTGGTATTTACGAAGCTCCGGGAATGGCGTTATTACACATCGCTTACGAACGTTTAGTCACCGGTATTCACAACGAAGATACGATTGAGCAATACCGCATTAATGGTTTACGTTTAGGTCGTTTATTATACCAAGGTCGTTGGTTTGATCCGCAAGCATTAATGCTGCGTGAAACTGCACAACGCTGGGTAGCTAAAGCAATTACAGGGACAGTAACTCTAGAGTTACGCCGTGGTAACGATTTCACGATTCTTAACACAGAGTCGCCAAACTTAACGTACGAAGCAGAACGTTTAAGTATGGAAAAGGTAGAAGATGCACCGTTTACACCTGCTGATCGTATCGGTCAATTAACCATGCGTAATTTAGACATTGTGGATACTCGCGGTAAATTAGCGGTCTATACCGATGCTGGTTTACTGGCAGCTAACAACAGTGTCATTCCTCAATTAGGTAAAAAATAA
- the rnhA gene encoding ribonuclease HI, whose product MKLVEIFTDGSCLGNPGKGGIGILLRYNGYEKTVSQGYFQTTNNRMELRAVIEALAMLKEPCLVQLNSDSQYMKNGIQKWIFNWKKNDWKTSDKKPVKNKDLWIALDKEIQRHQIEWMWVKGHSGHRENEICDELAKNGANNPTLDDVGYIVE is encoded by the coding sequence ATGAAATTAGTTGAAATTTTTACAGATGGTTCTTGTTTAGGAAACCCTGGTAAAGGCGGAATCGGTATTTTGCTTCGCTATAACGGTTATGAAAAAACAGTCAGTCAAGGTTACTTTCAAACTACGAATAACCGTATGGAGCTGCGAGCTGTGATTGAGGCCTTGGCTATGCTGAAAGAGCCTTGTTTGGTTCAGCTTAATAGCGATAGCCAATATATGAAAAACGGTATTCAAAAATGGATTTTTAACTGGAAAAAAAATGATTGGAAAACCAGCGATAAAAAACCGGTTAAAAATAAAGATTTATGGATAGCTTTAGATAAAGAAATTCAACGTCATCAAATTGAGTGGATGTGGGTTAAGGGTCATTCAGGGCATCGGGAAAATGAAATTTGTGATGAGCTGGCGAAAAATGGAGCGAATAATCCTACTTTAGATGATGTTGGCTATATTGTAGAATAA
- a CDS encoding CvpA family protein has product MVDLIVIGIIAFSVLVSLWRGFTNEALSLLGWVIAFFVASSFYPYLSSYLIQINSVYLQNSEFLRNGLAAAILFILTLIVCGVINGLLSKIIDLSGLSITDRILGGAFGALRGILIVSAILFFLDTFTQASQTELWKSSLLIPHFDFIVKWFFEQLQTNSSFLQTTK; this is encoded by the coding sequence ATGGTTGATTTAATTGTTATCGGGATCATTGCTTTTTCTGTATTAGTCAGTTTATGGCGAGGTTTTACTAATGAAGCATTGTCGCTACTTGGATGGGTAATTGCATTTTTTGTGGCAAGCTCTTTTTATCCTTATCTCAGTAGTTATCTTATCCAGATAAATTCGGTTTACCTGCAGAATTCAGAATTTTTACGTAATGGCTTGGCAGCAGCAATTCTTTTTATTTTAACCTTAATTGTATGCGGTGTAATAAACGGTTTGCTTAGCAAAATCATTGATTTAAGTGGACTATCTATTACGGATCGAATTTTGGGAGGTGCTTTTGGTGCATTGCGTGGTATTTTAATTGTTTCAGCCATTTTATTTTTCTTAGATACATTTACCCAAGCAAGTCAGACTGAATTATGGAAATCATCGTTATTGATTCCGCACTTTGACTTTATTGTGAAATGGTTCTTTGAACAGTTACAAACAAACTCAAGTTTTTTACAAACGACTAAATAA
- the purF gene encoding amidophosphoribosyltransferase — protein sequence MCGIVGIIGNSPVNQAIYDGLTLLQHRGQDAAGIVTIDDENRFRLRKANGLVSDVFQQEHMVRLQGNAGVGHVRYPTAGSSSVSEAQPFYVNSPFGITLVHNGNLTNNAQLKESLFNEARRHVNTNSDSESLLNIFAYFLDLYSTQHLSPDNIFETIRKTNDTIRGAYACIAMIIGHGMVAFRDPFGIRPLVLGQRIVDGKTEYMFASESVALDVVGFDFVRDVLPGEAIYITFDGQLYSQICADNPKLHPCIFEYVYFARPDSVIDGVSVYAARVHMGELLGEKIKREWGRIIDDIDVVIPIPETSNDIAVRIANVLYKPYRQGFVKNRYVARTFIMPGQAQRKNSVRRKLNAISSEFKGKSVLLVDDSIVRGTTSEQIVEMARVAGAKKVYFASAAPEIRYPNVYGIDMPTCEELVAYDRSVDEVAEMIGVDKLIFQDLSALYQSVQMENPNIHHFDASVFTGEYITGDVDKCYLDAIANSRNDKAKEIAAKHATNLEIHNES from the coding sequence ATGTGCGGCATTGTCGGTATTATTGGGAACTCGCCGGTGAATCAGGCGATTTATGATGGATTAACATTACTACAACACCGAGGACAAGATGCCGCAGGGATCGTAACAATAGATGACGAGAATCGCTTCCGCTTGCGTAAAGCAAATGGCTTGGTAAGTGATGTTTTCCAGCAAGAACATATGGTTCGTTTGCAAGGAAATGCGGGGGTTGGCCATGTCCGTTATCCAACCGCAGGTAGTTCTAGCGTATCGGAGGCTCAACCTTTCTATGTGAACTCACCGTTTGGCATTACTTTAGTGCATAATGGCAATTTGACGAATAACGCACAGTTGAAAGAGAGCTTATTTAATGAGGCCCGCCGCCATGTCAATACGAATTCCGACTCTGAATCTCTTCTTAATATTTTTGCCTACTTTTTAGATCTTTACTCAACTCAACACCTAAGTCCAGATAATATATTTGAAACCATCCGTAAAACGAATGATACTATTCGTGGTGCTTATGCTTGTATTGCAATGATTATCGGGCATGGTATGGTGGCATTTCGTGATCCGTTTGGTATTCGCCCACTAGTATTAGGTCAGCGGATAGTTGATGGCAAAACCGAATATATGTTTGCTTCGGAAAGTGTCGCACTTGATGTTGTTGGTTTTGATTTTGTTCGAGATGTGTTACCGGGTGAGGCGATTTATATTACCTTTGACGGTCAATTATATTCGCAAATTTGTGCGGATAATCCAAAACTCCATCCTTGTATTTTTGAGTATGTGTATTTTGCCCGCCCTGACTCTGTGATTGATGGAGTATCTGTTTATGCAGCTCGTGTGCATATGGGAGAACTATTAGGTGAGAAGATCAAACGTGAATGGGGGCGTATTATTGATGATATTGATGTAGTTATCCCAATTCCGGAAACGTCAAACGATATTGCCGTGCGTATTGCTAATGTGCTTTATAAACCTTATCGCCAAGGTTTTGTTAAAAATCGTTATGTTGCCCGTACTTTTATTATGCCAGGGCAAGCTCAGCGTAAAAATTCAGTTCGTCGTAAATTGAATGCGATTTCATCCGAATTTAAAGGCAAAAGTGTATTATTAGTTGATGATTCTATTGTGCGTGGCACAACCTCAGAACAAATCGTTGAAATGGCTCGAGTCGCAGGAGCGAAAAAAGTCTATTTTGCTTCAGCCGCTCCGGAAATTCGCTACCCGAATGTTTATGGTATTGATATGCCAACTTGTGAAGAGCTGGTCGCCTATGATCGTTCAGTTGATGAAGTAGCAGAAATGATTGGGGTTGATAAGCTGATTTTCCAAGATTTATCGGCTTTATATCAATCGGTACAGATGGAAAATCCAAATATCCATCACTTTGATGCTTCAGTCTTTACCGGTGAATATATTACCGGCGATGTGGATAAATGCTATTTAGATGCGATTGCTAATTCTCGTAATGATAAAGCAAAAGAGATTGCCGCTAAACATGCGACAAACTTAGAAATTCATAATGAGAGTTAA
- a CDS encoding DUF5358 family protein, with the protein MLKKALAILLLGSNLVFANNPENTTALNEPKYKISDIDMKIFIRQLNNIEQCIYPDLGKHNYKEIYSKWSVAETLTIQYFEHQILKELLGEKHFNTMQADDSSMNYFNLLHTKLNHQKANVDKELCENFKLTYQDVYKRVQNTLPKVYK; encoded by the coding sequence ATGTTGAAAAAAGCCTTAGCTATTTTATTGCTCGGTTCAAATCTTGTATTTGCAAATAATCCGGAAAATACAACCGCTTTAAACGAACCTAAATATAAAATATCCGATATAGATATGAAGATTTTTATCCGACAGCTTAACAATATTGAACAATGTATTTACCCTGACTTAGGTAAGCATAATTATAAAGAGATTTATAGCAAATGGAGTGTCGCTGAGACACTCACTATCCAGTATTTTGAACACCAAATACTGAAAGAATTGTTAGGTGAGAAACATTTTAATACGATGCAAGCAGATGACTCTTCAATGAATTATTTCAATTTATTGCATACTAAATTAAATCATCAAAAAGCGAATGTTGATAAAGAACTCTGTGAGAATTTTAAGCTTACTTATCAAGATGTGTATAAACGAGTACAAAATACACTCCCTAAAGTCTATAAATAA
- the mltA gene encoding murein transglycosylase A: MSWKAYKKAIAFATIAVATTILAGCSSPSGTKTKAGGYDSEKIKFGAKYSGRQFMPYGIHFQSGRLILNTAPVNQRDFLQQLSNVRAYSSLADSHSIAYGKVSSWIASGANINDLAKHGITTRLMRGEDGYQNVLMTGYYSPVINARRTPQGKYQHPIYAMPANKRFSRADIYAGALQGQGLELAYSDSMLDNFLLGVQGSGYVDFGDGRLNYFAYAGQNGFKYASVGRLLVEDGEIPKEKMSVQAIRDWGERNPSRVQGLLERNPSYVFFKNDPTGQVKGSAGVPLVALASVASDRSIVPSGSVLLVEMPLIDKNGNWTGKHEMRLMIALDVGGAVKGHHFDLYQGIGDKAGHVAGLMKHYGRVWVLN; encoded by the coding sequence ATGAGTTGGAAAGCATATAAAAAAGCCATTGCATTCGCAACAATAGCAGTAGCAACTACTATTTTAGCCGGATGTTCATCGCCATCCGGTACCAAAACAAAAGCCGGTGGATACGATAGCGAAAAAATAAAATTTGGGGCTAAATATAGTGGCCGACAATTTATGCCCTATGGTATCCATTTCCAAAGCGGACGTTTAATTTTAAATACCGCACCGGTTAATCAGCGTGATTTTTTACAGCAGCTATCAAATGTACGCGCTTATAGCAGCCTAGCGGATTCTCACTCTATTGCTTATGGTAAAGTAAGTAGCTGGATTGCCTCAGGAGCGAATATCAACGATCTGGCAAAACATGGCATTACTACCCGTTTAATGCGTGGTGAAGATGGCTATCAAAATGTGCTGATGACCGGTTATTATTCACCGGTTATTAATGCCCGCCGCACACCACAAGGAAAATATCAGCACCCAATTTATGCTATGCCGGCTAATAAACGCTTCTCACGTGCTGATATTTATGCCGGTGCATTGCAAGGTCAAGGCTTAGAGCTAGCCTATAGTGATTCTATGCTTGATAATTTCTTATTGGGCGTACAGGGAAGTGGCTATGTTGATTTTGGTGATGGACGTTTAAATTATTTCGCCTATGCCGGTCAAAACGGCTTTAAATATGCAAGCGTTGGGCGTTTACTAGTAGAAGATGGTGAAATTCCAAAAGAGAAAATGTCTGTACAAGCTATTCGTGACTGGGGTGAGCGTAATCCAAGCCGCGTGCAAGGGTTGTTGGAACGTAATCCATCTTATGTTTTCTTCAAAAATGATCCTACCGGTCAAGTAAAAGGCTCTGCCGGTGTACCATTAGTTGCATTAGCCTCTGTTGCTTCAGACCGTAGCATTGTGCCTTCCGGTAGTGTTTTATTAGTGGAAATGCCACTTATTGATAAAAACGGAAACTGGACAGGAAAACACGAAATGCGTTTAATGATTGCTCTTGATGTAGGTGGTGCGGTAAAAGGTCATCACTTCGATTTATATCAAGGTATTGGCGATAAAGCGGGTCATGTAGCCGGGCTAATGAAACACTATGGTCGTGTTTGGGTCCTAAATTAA
- the xseA gene encoding exodeoxyribonuclease VII large subunit, with product MSNILTVTQLNYAVRHLLEMELSQIWLTGEISNFSQPVSGHWYLTLKDDKAQVRCAMFKMKNAKVHFRPQNGMQVLVRASVTLYEPRGDYQIIIESMQPAGEGLLQQQFEQLKAKLAAQGWFAQEHKKTIPAFAKRVGIITSSSGAALQDILNILQRRDPSLSVVIYPTLVQGKEAAQDIVNAIELANRRNECDVLIIGRGGGSLEDLWCFNEEVVAQAIYRSQIPTISAVGHETDITITDFVADLRAPTPSAAAELVSRDQKELLRQLQHQFDKVNLAFDRVWSRKVGHFQQLILRLNAQHPTRQLQSQQQKLAHIKFRLEYTINSLLAAKKQYSKELGLRLASQHPKKQIERQKQTLSQSMKNLQWQMEQLLLKKQQQWAYCVKRFERNPFPYQLKEHQALVTTFSQRLDYAIEKKMLTDSQRFQSLCTKLDGLSPLKILTRGYSITQTEDGKMLTSTTDLKRGDKITTQLKTGKIISQVVDFL from the coding sequence ATGAGCAATATTTTAACAGTCACTCAACTCAACTATGCTGTTCGTCATTTACTTGAAATGGAATTAAGCCAAATTTGGCTAACCGGCGAAATTTCCAATTTCAGTCAGCCTGTTTCCGGCCATTGGTATCTCACGCTAAAAGATGATAAGGCTCAGGTGCGTTGTGCGATGTTTAAAATGAAAAATGCCAAAGTGCATTTTCGCCCGCAAAACGGTATGCAGGTCTTGGTACGAGCAAGTGTTACCTTGTATGAACCAAGAGGAGACTACCAAATTATTATTGAAAGTATGCAGCCGGCTGGCGAAGGTTTACTGCAACAGCAATTTGAGCAACTTAAAGCAAAGTTAGCTGCTCAAGGTTGGTTTGCTCAAGAGCATAAAAAAACTATTCCAGCTTTTGCTAAACGAGTGGGGATCATTACCTCATCAAGTGGTGCAGCACTACAAGATATTTTGAATATTCTACAACGCCGTGATCCTAGTTTATCTGTGGTCATTTATCCTACTTTAGTGCAAGGTAAAGAAGCTGCGCAAGATATTGTTAATGCGATCGAATTAGCAAATCGTCGCAATGAGTGCGATGTATTAATTATAGGACGCGGTGGTGGTTCATTGGAGGACCTTTGGTGTTTTAACGAAGAAGTGGTTGCTCAAGCGATTTATCGTTCCCAAATTCCAACCATTAGTGCGGTTGGGCATGAAACGGATATCACTATTACTGACTTTGTGGCAGATCTTCGTGCGCCGACTCCTTCTGCAGCTGCAGAATTAGTAAGCCGAGATCAAAAAGAATTATTACGTCAATTGCAGCACCAATTCGATAAAGTTAATTTAGCTTTTGATCGCGTTTGGAGTCGAAAAGTTGGGCATTTCCAACAGTTGATATTACGCTTAAATGCTCAGCATCCAACCAGACAGCTCCAATCGCAGCAGCAAAAATTAGCTCATATTAAATTCCGTTTGGAATATACGATTAACTCTCTTTTAGCTGCTAAAAAACAGTATAGCAAAGAGCTTGGCTTACGCTTGGCGAGTCAGCATCCTAAAAAACAGATTGAGCGTCAGAAACAAACTTTAAGCCAATCCATGAAAAATCTGCAGTGGCAAATGGAACAATTGTTACTTAAAAAACAACAGCAGTGGGCATATTGTGTCAAACGGTTTGAGAGAAATCCATTTCCTTATCAACTTAAAGAACATCAAGCGTTAGTCACAACATTTTCTCAGCGTTTAGATTATGCAATTGAGAAGAAAATGCTAACAGATAGTCAACGTTTTCAATCATTATGCACTAAGCTTGATGGGCTAAGTCCATTGAAAATCCTGACTCGAGGCTATTCCATCACACAAACGGAAGACGGAAAAATGCTGACTTCCACTACTGATTTGAAACGGGGAGATAAAATTACTACACAGCTAAAAACAGGAAAAATAATAAGTCAAGTAGTGGATTTTTTGTAG
- a CDS encoding DUF2877 domain-containing protein → MNIKEQIINISLSATSDYAQEFVGNMPIVYIHSIYKKAINLLIHNKLFALQPKGSYLSPVSLITDLSVAQFQQLSLFPQQYQLNLHYQNCAIFCSKLTACIPSEKSLLALYANIAQQILQQTNTLGFSQLLKSNFDDLILSSCQSYLYEVQHLYHNKDMCNAAHKLAKFIGLGIGLTPSGDDFLCGFLAVFQRMNLTKNVFYQTLTDQIQQNLDKTNLISARFLECALMQQFSVIVLDFLNLNESESINISHIQTQFEKIGHSSGMDTLFGIYYACELLSYSEK, encoded by the coding sequence ATGAATATAAAAGAACAAATAATAAACATATCTCTTTCAGCTACCTCTGATTATGCCCAAGAGTTTGTTGGAAATATGCCGATTGTGTATATTCATTCCATCTATAAAAAAGCTATTAACCTATTGATTCACAATAAACTTTTTGCTTTACAGCCCAAAGGCAGCTATCTTTCACCGGTTAGCTTAATTACCGATTTATCGGTAGCTCAATTTCAACAACTTTCACTATTTCCACAACAATATCAGCTTAATCTGCATTATCAAAATTGTGCAATTTTTTGCTCAAAATTGACCGCTTGTATTCCATCAGAAAAGAGCTTACTTGCCCTGTATGCTAATATTGCACAACAAATTCTCCAACAAACAAACACTTTAGGATTCTCACAGCTATTAAAAAGCAATTTTGATGATCTGATTTTATCCAGCTGTCAAAGCTATCTATACGAGGTGCAACACCTCTACCATAACAAAGATATGTGTAACGCTGCTCACAAACTGGCAAAATTTATTGGTTTAGGAATTGGACTAACCCCTAGCGGAGATGATTTTCTTTGTGGATTTTTAGCGGTTTTTCAACGTATGAACTTGACGAAAAACGTTTTTTACCAAACACTTACAGATCAGATCCAACAAAACTTAGATAAAACAAATCTTATCAGTGCAAGATTTCTAGAATGTGCGTTAATGCAACAATTTTCTGTTATTGTGTTAGACTTTTTAAACTTAAATGAAAGTGAATCCATAAACATTTCTCACATCCAAACACAATTTGAAAAGATTGGCCACTCATCAGGTATGGATACGCTTTTTGGTATTTATTATGCCTGTGAACTATTAAGTTATTCAGAAAAATAG
- the allB gene encoding allantoinase AllB, with the protein MYDLIVKNGQLVTPDRIYPATIAVKEGKFAAFLSPDLDAQAKEVIDAKGNFVYPGIIDCHAHLNEPGFDYREDFETGSRAAVAAGCTTLIDMPLNNDPSLINKDVFKLKHANVSKHSFIDFALWGGIVGDYDDSPNSIKSNSADLIELEACGVAAFKGFTCPNGDLFPTVNLGNVRKALEILKPFNALSGFHCEEFGQVKERVKEAKAKTGLTNQEKIREFLDAHDVWVEYVATKNIIDMSRATGGRVHICHVTHPMVAQLVKDAIYEGLPVSGETCPHYLGFTEDFVFEKGGPAKCTPPLRKKEDMEKLWDYVIDGTLSCVGSDHSPAADEEKNNETHDIWEAWGGLNGIQFFLPMMFDMVVHQRKLSPSLIAKVMGVNPAKLFGLYGRKGAFEIGFDADIVIVDPEKPWKVEQEKLFTKGHITCFNGLEGKGAATHTFIRGRLVAENGMYKQDAMGYGEFIRPVKR; encoded by the coding sequence ATGTATGATTTAATCGTTAAAAACGGACAGTTAGTAACGCCGGATAGAATTTATCCTGCTACTATTGCGGTGAAAGAGGGAAAGTTTGCAGCATTTTTATCGCCTGATCTAGACGCTCAAGCCAAAGAAGTGATTGATGCTAAAGGTAATTTTGTTTATCCCGGAATTATTGACTGTCATGCCCATTTAAATGAACCAGGCTTTGATTATCGCGAAGATTTTGAAACAGGTTCCCGTGCTGCAGTAGCAGCCGGTTGTACCACTCTTATTGATATGCCTCTTAATAATGATCCTTCTCTCATCAATAAAGATGTCTTTAAATTAAAACACGCCAACGTTAGTAAACATTCCTTTATCGATTTCGCTCTTTGGGGCGGTATTGTGGGCGATTATGATGATAGCCCTAACTCAATCAAAAGTAATTCTGCTGATTTAATTGAGCTTGAAGCTTGTGGTGTGGCTGCATTTAAAGGTTTTACTTGCCCAAATGGGGATTTATTTCCAACCGTAAATTTAGGCAATGTGCGTAAAGCATTGGAAATTTTAAAACCGTTTAATGCATTGTCGGGTTTTCATTGTGAAGAATTTGGTCAGGTAAAGGAGCGTGTTAAAGAAGCAAAGGCGAAAACAGGCCTAACCAATCAAGAAAAGATCCGTGAATTTTTAGATGCTCACGATGTGTGGGTGGAGTATGTCGCGACTAAAAATATTATTGATATGTCGCGTGCAACCGGTGGTCGAGTGCATATTTGCCATGTAACACATCCAATGGTGGCACAACTTGTTAAAGATGCGATTTATGAAGGCTTGCCGGTATCGGGTGAAACTTGCCCACACTATTTAGGCTTTACTGAAGATTTCGTGTTTGAAAAGGGCGGTCCGGCAAAATGTACCCCACCACTACGTAAAAAAGAAGATATGGAAAAACTGTGGGATTATGTGATTGACGGCACGCTTTCTTGCGTGGGTAGCGATCACTCGCCGGCGGCGGATGAAGAAAAAAATAATGAGACTCACGATATTTGGGAGGCTTGGGGTGGTTTAAACGGTATTCAATTCTTCTTACCGATGATGTTTGATATGGTCGTTCATCAACGCAAACTCAGTCCAAGTTTAATTGCGAAAGTAATGGGCGTGAATCCGGCGAAATTATTCGGTTTATACGGTCGTAAAGGGGCGTTTGAAATTGGTTTTGATGCGGATATCGTGATTGTCGACCCTGAAAAACCATGGAAAGTCGAGCAAGAAAAACTCTTCACTAAAGGCCATATAACCTGTTTTAACGGCTTAGAAGGAAAAGGTGCAGCAACTCATACCTTTATTCGTGGTCGTTTGGTGGCAGAAAACGGTATGTATAAACAAGATGCAATGGGATACGGTGAATTTATTCGCCCGGTCAAACGTTAA